In Providencia sneebia DSM 19967, one DNA window encodes the following:
- the truB gene encoding tRNA pseudouridine(55) synthase TruB: protein MGRRRSGRNIDGVLLLDKPTDISSNDALQKVRRFFNANKAGHTGALDPLATGMLPICLGEATKFSQFLLDSDKRYRVIARLGQRTDTSDSHGEIISERNVNFTSDQLDEALDHFRGDTLQVPSMYSALKHQGRPLYEYARKGITVEREARPITVYELQFISLENNELELEIHCSKGTYIRSIIDDLGEMLGCGAHVIYLRRLQVANYPYANMMTLEQLAALRAQVDEGLGTYESLLDSLLLPMDTAVVHFPVVHLTEETAAYFKQGQPVRANIAQLAEGEMVRVTCGEPSRFIGIAIISEDGRIAPKRLVVENEQPE, encoded by the coding sequence ATGGGGCGTCGTCGTAGCGGCCGTAACATAGATGGTGTTTTGCTGCTGGATAAACCAACCGATATTTCTTCAAATGATGCGCTGCAAAAAGTGCGGCGCTTCTTCAATGCCAATAAAGCCGGTCATACTGGTGCTTTAGATCCTCTTGCAACGGGGATGCTGCCTATTTGTCTTGGTGAAGCTACTAAGTTTTCTCAATTTTTGCTCGATTCAGATAAACGTTACCGTGTTATTGCGAGATTAGGCCAAAGAACAGATACGTCTGATTCGCATGGTGAAATCATTAGCGAGCGTAACGTTAACTTTACATCTGATCAGCTTGATGAAGCGCTTGATCATTTCCGTGGGGATACATTGCAGGTACCATCCATGTATTCTGCGTTGAAACATCAAGGTCGTCCTTTGTATGAATATGCACGCAAAGGTATAACAGTAGAGCGCGAAGCAAGGCCCATTACGGTTTATGAATTACAATTTATTAGTTTAGAAAATAATGAGTTAGAGTTGGAAATTCATTGTTCTAAAGGAACTTATATTCGTAGCATTATTGATGATTTAGGTGAAATGTTAGGTTGCGGTGCGCATGTTATTTATCTACGTCGTCTGCAAGTCGCTAATTATCCTTATGCAAATATGATGACTTTAGAGCAACTTGCTGCGTTGAGAGCACAAGTTGATGAAGGACTTGGTACTTATGAATCGCTTCTTGATTCACTGTTATTACCAATGGATACCGCAGTAGTCCATTTTCCCGTAGTACATTTAACTGAAGAAACAGCAGCTTATTTTAAGCAAGGGCAACCAGTTAGAGCCAATATAGCGCAGTTAGCTGAAGGGGAAATGGTTAGAGTGACTTGTGGCGAGCCTTCACGCTTTATTGGAATTGCGATTATTAGCGAAGATGGGCGAATTGCGCCGAAACGTTTAGTCGTCGAAAATGAACAGCCGGAATAG
- the pnp gene encoding polyribonucleotide nucleotidyltransferase → MLNPIVRKFQYGQHTVTIETGMMARQATAAVMVNMDDTAVFVTAVAQKKVKEGQDFFPLTVNYQERTYAAGRIPGSFFRREGRPGEGETLIARLIDRPLRPLFPEGFVNEIQIIATVVSVNPQVNPDIVAMIGASAALALSGVPFNGPIGAARVGFIDDQYVLNPTADELKLSRLDLVVAGTESAVLMVESEAELLSEDQMLGAVVFGHDQQQVVINEINELVKLAGKEKWDWQPESVNQALRDKIAQLAESRMGDAYRITEKQERYAQVDLIKEEVTAAILAEDENIDASEVADILANLEKQVVRSRVIRGEPRIDGREKDMVRALDVRTGLLPRTHGSALFTRGETQALVTATLGTERDAQVIDQLMGEYTDRFLFHYNFPPYSVGETGMVGSPKRREIGHGRLAKRGVLAVMPNHADFPYTVRVVSEITESNGSSSMASVCGASLALMDAGVPIKAAVAGIAMGLVKEGNDFVVLSDILGDEDHLGDMDFKVAGSRDGISALQMDIKIEGITREIMQVALNQAKGARLHILGIMEQAINGPREEISEFAPRIYTIRINPDKIKDVIGKGGSVIRALTEETGTTIEIEDDGTVKIAATDGLKAKEAIRRIEEITAEVEVGRIYQGKVTRIVDFGAFVAIGGGKEGLVHISQIADKRVEKVTDYLQMGQEVPVKVLEIDRQGRIRLSMKEAVTTEEQPAQQQDSAE, encoded by the coding sequence TTGTTAAATCCTATTGTTCGCAAATTTCAATACGGTCAACATACCGTAACGATTGAAACAGGCATGATGGCTCGCCAAGCGACGGCAGCTGTGATGGTGAATATGGATGATACTGCGGTTTTTGTTACTGCAGTTGCTCAGAAAAAAGTTAAAGAAGGTCAGGATTTCTTTCCACTGACTGTAAATTACCAAGAGCGTACTTACGCTGCTGGCCGTATTCCTGGTAGCTTCTTCCGTCGTGAAGGCCGTCCAGGTGAAGGCGAAACATTAATTGCGCGTCTTATCGACCGCCCATTGCGTCCTTTGTTCCCAGAAGGTTTCGTCAATGAAATTCAAATCATTGCAACTGTGGTTTCTGTTAACCCACAAGTTAACCCAGATATCGTTGCTATGATTGGTGCATCAGCAGCTCTAGCGCTGTCAGGTGTTCCTTTTAATGGTCCAATCGGTGCAGCTCGTGTTGGTTTTATTGATGACCAATATGTATTGAACCCAACTGCTGATGAGCTGAAATTAAGCCGTCTTGATTTAGTTGTTGCGGGTACTGAAAGTGCTGTTCTGATGGTTGAATCAGAAGCTGAGCTTTTAAGCGAAGATCAAATGCTTGGTGCAGTTGTTTTTGGTCATGACCAACAACAAGTTGTCATCAACGAAATTAATGAGCTAGTTAAATTAGCAGGTAAAGAAAAATGGGATTGGCAGCCTGAATCTGTTAACCAAGCTTTACGTGATAAAATTGCTCAATTAGCTGAAAGCCGTATGGGTGATGCTTATCGTATCACTGAAAAACAAGAGCGTTATGCGCAAGTTGACTTAATTAAAGAAGAAGTCACAGCAGCTATTCTTGCTGAAGATGAAAATATTGATGCTTCAGAAGTTGCGGATATTTTAGCAAACCTCGAAAAACAAGTTGTTCGTTCTCGTGTTATTCGCGGTGAACCACGTATTGATGGACGCGAGAAAGACATGGTTCGTGCGCTTGACGTACGTACTGGTCTGCTACCACGCACACACGGTTCTGCTCTGTTTACTCGTGGTGAAACTCAGGCACTGGTAACGGCAACTTTGGGTACAGAACGTGATGCACAAGTTATTGACCAATTGATGGGTGAATATACTGATCGCTTCTTGTTCCATTATAACTTCCCTCCATACTCTGTTGGTGAAACAGGCATGGTTGGTTCACCTAAACGTCGTGAAATTGGTCATGGTCGTTTAGCAAAACGTGGTGTTTTGGCTGTTATGCCTAACCACGCTGATTTCCCATATACAGTTCGTGTTGTATCAGAAATCACTGAATCGAATGGTTCATCTTCAATGGCTTCTGTTTGTGGTGCTTCTTTGGCACTGATGGATGCGGGTGTACCAATCAAAGCAGCGGTTGCAGGTATTGCAATGGGTCTTGTGAAAGAAGGTAACGATTTCGTTGTTCTTTCTGACATCTTAGGTGATGAAGACCATTTAGGTGATATGGACTTTAAAGTTGCGGGTAGCCGTGACGGTATCAGCGCACTGCAAATGGACATTAAAATCGAAGGGATCACTCGCGAAATCATGCAAGTTGCTTTGAACCAAGCAAAAGGTGCTCGTCTGCACATTTTGGGTATTATGGAACAAGCAATTAATGGTCCTCGCGAAGAAATTTCTGAGTTTGCTCCGCGTATTTACACTATTCGCATCAATCCAGATAAGATCAAAGATGTTATTGGTAAAGGTGGTTCTGTTATTCGTGCTCTGACTGAAGAAACAGGAACAACTATCGAGATTGAAGATGATGGTACAGTGAAAATTGCTGCGACAGATGGCTTGAAAGCAAAAGAAGCGATTCGTCGTATTGAAGAAATCACAGCAGAAGTTGAAGTGGGTCGTATCTATCAAGGTAAAGTGACTCGTATTGTTGATTTCGGAGCATTTGTTGCTATCGGCGGTGGTAAAGAAGGCTTAGTGCATATTTCTCAAATCGCAGATAAGCGTGTTGAGAAAGTCACTGACTATCTGCAAATGGGCCAAGAAGTTCCTGTTAAGGTACTTGAAATCGACCGTCAAGGCCGTATTCGCCTAAGCATGAAAGAAGCTGTCACCACTGAAGAGCAACCAGCTCAACAGCAAGATTCAGCAGAGTAA
- the rbfA gene encoding 30S ribosome-binding factor RbfA: MAREFSRSQRVAQEMQKEIAIILQREVKDPRIGMATVSGVELSRDLAYGKVFVTFLNISHEEHESDMVKDGIKALNEAAGFIRSLLGKAMRLRVIPELTFEYDSSLVDGMRMSNLVSNVIRDDELRRAKADDQEEK, from the coding sequence ATGGCAAGAGAATTCAGCCGTTCTCAGCGTGTAGCACAAGAGATGCAAAAAGAAATTGCGATTATCTTGCAGCGCGAAGTTAAAGATCCCCGCATTGGCATGGCAACGGTTTCTGGCGTTGAATTATCACGAGATTTAGCTTACGGGAAAGTTTTCGTGACTTTCTTGAACATCTCTCATGAAGAACATGAATCAGACATGGTAAAAGACGGTATTAAAGCACTTAATGAAGCTGCTGGTTTTATTCGTTCTTTGCTAGGTAAAGCGATGCGTTTGCGCGTCATCCCAGAGTTAACATTTGAATACGATAGCTCATTAGTTGACGGAATGCGTATGTCTAACTTGGTTTCTAATGTGATCCGTGATGATGAGCTCCGCCGTGCAAAAGCGGACGACCAAGAGGAAAAATAA
- the rpsO gene encoding 30S ribosomal protein S15, translating into MSLSTEAKAKIVAEFGRDANDTGSSEVQIALLTAQINHLQGHFAEHKKDHHSRRGLLRMVAQRRRLQAYLKSKDITRYTALIERLGLRR; encoded by the coding sequence ATGTCTCTAAGTACTGAAGCAAAAGCAAAAATCGTTGCTGAATTTGGTCGCGATGCTAACGACACTGGTTCAAGCGAAGTTCAAATTGCTTTGCTGACAGCTCAAATCAACCACCTGCAAGGTCACTTTGCAGAGCACAAAAAAGATCACCATAGCCGTCGTGGTCTGCTGCGTATGGTTGCTCAGCGTCGTAGATTGCAAGCTTACCTGAAAAGCAAAGATATCACGCGTTATACTGCTCTTATCGAGCGTCTAGGTCTGCGTCGCTAA
- the infB gene encoding translation initiation factor IF-2, whose translation MTETVKSLAAEIQTTVERLVQQFAEAGIKKSENDSVNQAEKETLLGHLNREQGHSASQPSKLTLQRKTRSTLNVPVTGGKSKSVNVEVRKKRTYVNRDAEQAQAEEQAKREAEEQAQREAEELAQREAEAKRLAEENAKREVEAKRQAEDKAKREAADKATREVAEREKVKPSENHQKAGKASESNAEKQRLEAEAAALKRKVEEETQRKVEAEAKRVAEEARRMAEENGEKWTTETATVEDSDYHTTTSTHARAAEDENDEKEEGRRSRNRSAKAPRQKKSNKLSEKADREEERAAGRSGRSKGKQRKGSSLQQSFNKPAAAVNRDVIIGETISVGELANKMAVKGSQVIKTMMKMGAMATINQVIDQETAQLVAEEMGHKVILRRENELEEAVMNDRDTGTAVKEPRAPVVTIMGHVDHGKTSLLDYIRSTKVASGEAGGITQHIGAYHVKTDKGMITFLDTPGHAAFTSMRARGAQATDIVVLVVAADDGVMPQTIEAIQHAKAAGVPIVVAVNKMDKPEADPDRVRNELSQYGVISEDWGGDTQFISVSAKKGTGIDELLDAILLQAEVLELKAVYAGMASGVVVESYLDKGRGPVATILVQEGTLNKGDIVLCGFEYGRIRAMRNELGKEVQSAGPSIPVEILGLSSVPSAGDEATVVRDEKKAREVALYRQGKFRDVKLARQQKSKLENMFANMEEGKVSELNIVLKTDVQGTCEAITDALMKLSTDEVKVKIIGSGVGGITETDATLAAASNAIILGFNVRADASARRVIESESVDLRYYSVIYSLIDEIKQAMSGMLAPEYKQQIIGLAEVRDVFKSPKFGAIAGCMVTEGTIKRNNPIRVLRDNVVIYEGELESLRRFKDDVNEVRNGMECGIGVKNYNDVRVGDMIEVFEVIEIKRSIDG comes from the coding sequence ATGACAGAAACTGTAAAATCATTGGCAGCAGAAATTCAAACCACAGTTGAACGCCTGGTACAGCAATTTGCTGAAGCAGGGATCAAAAAAAGTGAGAATGACTCTGTTAACCAGGCAGAAAAAGAGACATTATTGGGACATTTAAATCGTGAGCAAGGACACTCCGCTAGCCAGCCGAGTAAGTTAACATTGCAACGTAAAACCCGTAGTACCTTGAATGTTCCAGTTACCGGTGGTAAAAGCAAATCGGTAAATGTAGAAGTCCGCAAAAAACGCACTTATGTGAACCGTGATGCTGAACAGGCGCAAGCGGAAGAGCAGGCGAAGCGTGAAGCGGAAGAGCAGGCACAGCGCGAAGCTGAAGAACTGGCTCAACGTGAAGCAGAAGCAAAACGATTAGCAGAAGAAAATGCAAAACGTGAAGTAGAAGCAAAACGTCAAGCCGAAGATAAAGCAAAACGTGAAGCAGCTGATAAAGCTACACGCGAAGTAGCGGAAAGAGAAAAAGTGAAACCAAGCGAAAATCATCAAAAAGCTGGCAAAGCCAGTGAAAGTAATGCAGAAAAACAGCGTTTAGAAGCCGAAGCCGCAGCATTGAAGCGCAAAGTTGAAGAAGAAACTCAGCGTAAAGTTGAAGCTGAAGCCAAACGTGTTGCAGAAGAAGCACGTAGAATGGCTGAAGAAAATGGCGAAAAATGGACGACTGAAACCGCTACTGTAGAAGATAGCGATTATCATACAACAACCTCTACTCACGCACGTGCAGCTGAAGATGAGAATGACGAAAAAGAAGAAGGTCGTCGCTCTCGTAACCGTTCAGCTAAAGCACCTCGCCAAAAGAAAAGTAATAAACTTTCTGAAAAAGCAGACCGTGAAGAAGAGCGTGCTGCGGGTCGTTCAGGCCGTTCTAAAGGCAAACAACGCAAAGGTAGTTCTTTGCAACAAAGCTTTAATAAGCCAGCCGCTGCGGTTAACCGTGATGTTATCATTGGTGAAACCATTTCTGTTGGTGAGCTTGCTAATAAAATGGCAGTTAAAGGCTCACAAGTTATTAAAACAATGATGAAGATGGGCGCAATGGCGACTATCAACCAAGTCATTGACCAAGAAACTGCACAATTAGTTGCAGAAGAAATGGGACACAAAGTTATTCTTCGTCGTGAGAATGAACTTGAAGAAGCAGTCATGAATGACCGTGATACTGGTACAGCAGTGAAAGAGCCTCGTGCTCCAGTTGTTACCATCATGGGTCACGTTGACCACGGTAAAACTTCTTTACTAGACTATATTCGTTCAACGAAAGTAGCTTCTGGTGAAGCGGGTGGTATTACTCAGCACATCGGTGCATACCACGTTAAAACTGACAAAGGTATGATTACCTTCCTGGATACCCCAGGTCACGCCGCATTTACTTCAATGCGTGCTCGTGGTGCTCAGGCGACAGATATTGTTGTCCTAGTTGTTGCAGCGGATGATGGTGTTATGCCACAAACAATCGAAGCTATCCAGCATGCTAAAGCTGCCGGTGTGCCAATCGTTGTTGCTGTAAACAAAATGGATAAACCAGAAGCTGATCCAGATCGTGTAAGAAATGAGCTATCTCAATATGGCGTAATTTCTGAAGATTGGGGTGGTGATACTCAGTTTATCAGTGTATCTGCTAAGAAAGGTACAGGGATTGACGAGCTTCTTGATGCTATTTTGCTACAAGCTGAAGTTCTTGAACTGAAAGCTGTTTACGCAGGTATGGCAAGCGGTGTTGTCGTGGAATCTTATCTTGATAAAGGTCGTGGTCCAGTTGCGACTATCTTGGTTCAAGAAGGTACGCTTAACAAGGGCGATATCGTCCTGTGTGGTTTTGAATATGGCCGTATTCGTGCAATGCGCAACGAATTAGGTAAAGAAGTTCAATCCGCAGGCCCTTCAATTCCAGTTGAGATCTTAGGTTTATCTAGCGTACCTTCTGCGGGTGATGAAGCAACAGTTGTACGTGATGAGAAAAAAGCACGTGAAGTTGCTCTGTATCGTCAAGGTAAATTCCGTGATGTTAAACTTGCTCGCCAGCAAAAATCTAAGCTGGAAAACATGTTTGCTAACATGGAAGAAGGTAAAGTTTCTGAACTGAATATCGTGCTTAAAACAGATGTTCAAGGTACCTGTGAAGCTATCACTGACGCATTGATGAAATTATCAACTGATGAAGTGAAAGTAAAAATCATCGGTTCTGGTGTTGGTGGTATCACTGAAACAGATGCAACCTTGGCTGCGGCATCAAATGCTATTATTCTTGGCTTCAACGTTCGTGCAGATGCATCTGCTCGTCGCGTTATTGAAAGTGAAAGCGTTGATTTACGTTACTACTCTGTTATCTATAGCTTGATTGATGAAATCAAACAAGCAATGAGCGGCATGTTAGCGCCTGAATATAAACAGCAAATCATTGGTCTTGCAGAAGTCCGTGATGTCTTTAAATCGCCTAAGTTTGGTGCAATTGCAGGTTGTATGGTGACTGAAGGCACTATCAAACGTAATAACCCAATCCGTGTTCTACGTGATAACGTTGTTATCTACGAAGGTGAGCTAGAATCATTACGTCGCTTTAAAGATGACGTGAATGAAGTTCGTAACGGTATGGAGTGTGGTATTGGTGTTAAAAACTACAATGACGTTCGTGTCGGCGATATGATCGAAGTCTTTGAAGTTATTGAAATTAAACGTTCTATTGATGGCTAA